The genomic window GGAGGTGGTGCGCGCCGCCGACCACGCGCTGCTCCAGCCGATGTTCGTGGCCAAGCTCGAGCCGGCCGGGACCGGCTTCGAGCCCAAGCTGCTGCGCACGATCCCGCGCGAGGCGGTCGCACCGCCGGTGCGTCCCTTCAAGTAGCGAAACCGCTAGTCGAACCGGAGTGCTCGCACGGACCCACGAAGCGAGCGCGTATGGTGAAGGCGTTGGTATTCGCGGCGTTGGCCGCGGTCGTTCCGGCCGCGGCCGTTGCGCAGGCTCGGCTGCCGATCTCGCAGCATCCGCCGGCCGGGATCACCGTCACCGGTCACGGCACGGTGACCGTGAGGGTGCAGCAGCTCTGGTTCGTCGCGTTGGTGCGCGGGACCGCCGACGAGCAGTCGATTCGCGCCGCGCTCGAGGCCGCCGGCATCGATAACGTCTCGATCGGCAGCGAAGGTTCGGCCGTCTTTCCGAACGCGCCGACGGCGGTGCGCGGGATGATCCACGACGTCTCGCCGCTGCGGCTCGATCAGGTGCGGGCGGCCGCGGCCGACTTCGTGCGCACGCACCCGGGGACGACCATCGACAACATCCGCTTCACCCCGCCGCTGGTCGGGTGTGCGACGAACTTCGAACAGCCCGCTCGCGAGAACGCGATGGCGGACGCGCGCCGCAAAGCCGAGGCACTCGCCGCCGCGAGCCAGGTCAGCCTCGGCGCCATCGTCGCCGTCGACGAGAGCGGCGGCTGTCCGACCATCGACCCCGGGAGCGTGATGAGCGCCGGCCAGACGAACTTCAACCTAACCACGCTCACGGCCGCGGTCAACGTCACCGAGACGGTGACCTACGCGATCCGCTGACGGCGCGGGCTAGGGCTTCGGCGCGCGGCTCGCGGTGAAGTAGTAGTCGGCCAGCCGGAAGCCCGCGCTCTCGAGCGCCGCTCGCTCGCGGCCGGCGACGGTCTCGATCGCGGCGCAGACGCGCTTGCCGGTCGCCTCGGCGCGGTCGGCCGCGGCGGCCAACACCACCGACGCATAGCCGTGGCCGCGGTGCGGCGGATAGACGACCAGGCGCAGCTCGGTCCAGTGCGCGTCGAGCGCCTCGCTCAGGACCAGCGCGACGCTCTCGCCGCCGATCTCGGCGACCTCGATCAGCGGCGCGCGGAAGGCCGGCGCGTGGTCGCGCTGCAGGTCGGGCAGCGTCAAGCGATCGCGTTGCGAGGGCGGCCGGAACCCGACCTGTGCGACGCGCGCGGCGTCCATGCGGCGCACGAACGTCGCCCCGACCGGGCGGAGCACCAGGTCCATCGCGCTCACCGCACGGCGCGTCACCTCGTCGCCGCCGTAGAACCAGACGGTGCGCGCGGCGGTCGCGGCCAGCGCGTCGGCGAGCCGCCGTGGCGGATCCTCGCCCTGGGTGACGTCGAAGCGCACCAGGGTGTCGGCCGGCAGCAGCGAGCCGTCGGCGACGAAGGCGACGGCAACGGCGCGGGCACCGTCGCGGATCGCGACGCCGCGCGCGTGGGCGCGCACGAGCTTGGCGCGGGAGAGATCGGGCAGCTGATCCAGGTACATCGCAACCTCGGAAACGACGGAGCGCGCCGCGAGCTTCCTCGCGACGCGCTCCGTCTCCGTGATGATCAGGGACTCAGGCGGCCTTTTTGCGGCGCGTCGTCTTGCGGCGCGTGGCCTTCCGGCGCGTGGCCTTGCGCACGACCTTCTTGGCGCCCTTGCGGGACGCGCTCTTCTTGCTCGTGCTCTTGCGGGTCGACGACTTCTTGCGAGGAGCCGCCTTACGCGTGGACTTCTTGCGGGTGGTCTTCTTGCGGCTCGTGCTCTTGCGAGCCGAGGTCTTGCGGGCCGCCTTCTTCCGGGTGGTCTTCTTGCGCGCGGTCGCCTTACGCGGAGCCGCCTTGCGGGCAGCCT from Candidatus Sulfotelmatobacter sp. includes these protein-coding regions:
- a CDS encoding SIMPL domain-containing protein (The SIMPL domain is named for its presence in mouse protein SIMPL (signalling molecule that associates with mouse pelle-like kinase). Bacterial member BP26, from Brucella, was shown to assemble into a channel-like structure, while YggE from E. coli has been associated with resistance to oxidative stress.), which produces MKALVFAALAAVVPAAAVAQARLPISQHPPAGITVTGHGTVTVRVQQLWFVALVRGTADEQSIRAALEAAGIDNVSIGSEGSAVFPNAPTAVRGMIHDVSPLRLDQVRAAAADFVRTHPGTTIDNIRFTPPLVGCATNFEQPARENAMADARRKAEALAAASQVSLGAIVAVDESGGCPTIDPGSVMSAGQTNFNLTTLTAAVNVTETVTYAIR
- a CDS encoding GNAT family N-acetyltransferase; this encodes MYLDQLPDLSRAKLVRAHARGVAIRDGARAVAVAFVADGSLLPADTLVRFDVTQGEDPPRRLADALAATAARTVWFYGGDEVTRRAVSAMDLVLRPVGATFVRRMDAARVAQVGFRPPSQRDRLTLPDLQRDHAPAFRAPLIEVAEIGGESVALVLSEALDAHWTELRLVVYPPHRGHGYASVVLAAAADRAEATGKRVCAAIETVAGRERAALESAGFRLADYYFTASRAPKP